Proteins encoded together in one Thermococcus gammatolerans EJ3 window:
- a CDS encoding saccharopine dehydrogenase family protein, producing MKVLVLGAGNVGRAIAWDLRDEFDVHVADLSDDRLRAVSGFATPFKLDASRFDKLVEAMKGFELVIGALPGRFGYSSIKAAIKAGVDMVDVSFTPENPLELREEAENAQVTVIFDAGFAPGLSHILMGRIWNELDDMSEGYIYVGGLPKEPRPPLYYRITWSPKDLIEEYTRPARVIRGGEVTAVDPLSEIKTVEIEDFTFEAFPSDGLRSLLESVRVERLEEWTLRWPGHLEKMKVLKELGFFKEEHVDKTLEVITPLMTYDSPDFSVMKVVGIEPGRTISYTLYDEEREFTSMARVTGYTASAIARLVAEGSCIFGVIPPEILGMRIDTFRRILDDLEERGIRPRREENASPGDS from the coding sequence GTGAAGGTTCTTGTTCTCGGCGCTGGAAACGTTGGAAGGGCCATAGCGTGGGATTTGAGGGACGAGTTCGACGTCCACGTCGCAGACCTAAGCGATGACCGATTAAGGGCCGTCTCCGGGTTCGCCACACCGTTCAAGCTCGATGCCTCTCGCTTCGACAAGCTCGTAGAGGCAATGAAAGGATTCGAGCTCGTTATCGGCGCACTGCCCGGTCGCTTCGGCTACTCCTCAATCAAAGCCGCGATAAAGGCCGGCGTTGACATGGTGGACGTCTCTTTTACGCCCGAGAACCCGCTCGAACTTCGGGAGGAGGCAGAGAACGCCCAGGTTACGGTGATATTCGATGCGGGCTTTGCCCCCGGGCTGAGCCACATCCTGATGGGCAGAATCTGGAACGAGCTCGACGACATGAGCGAGGGCTACATCTACGTCGGCGGCCTGCCTAAGGAGCCGAGACCACCACTTTATTACAGAATTACGTGGTCACCTAAAGATTTAATTGAAGAGTACACCCGGCCGGCGAGGGTCATAAGGGGCGGAGAAGTCACGGCAGTAGACCCGCTCTCAGAAATTAAGACCGTTGAAATAGAGGACTTCACCTTCGAGGCCTTCCCGAGCGATGGCCTTAGGAGCCTGCTCGAGAGCGTGAGGGTCGAGAGGCTTGAGGAGTGGACGCTACGCTGGCCGGGGCACCTTGAGAAGATGAAGGTTTTGAAGGAGCTCGGGTTTTTCAAGGAAGAGCACGTTGATAAGACGCTCGAGGTCATAACCCCTCTGATGACCTACGACAGTCCAGACTTCTCGGTTATGAAGGTCGTTGGCATCGAGCCCGGAAGGACGATAAGCTACACCCTCTACGATGAGGAGAGGGAATTCACCTCGATGGCGCGCGTAACGGGTTACACTGCCTCTGCAATAGCTAGGCTCGTCGCCGAGGGAAGCTGTATCTTTGGCGTCATTCCGCCCGAGATTTTGGGCATGCGCATAGACACCTTTAGGAGAATCCTCGACGACCTTGAGGAGAGGGGAATAAGGCCGAGGAGGGAGGAGAATGCTTCACCTGGTGATAGCTGA
- a CDS encoding HAD family hydrolase: protein MVVYLFDFDGTLVDSHQAVEKALRLAIERTMPAVIESDLYDEYYTALFLFIKGKLTYRHLGVIHELVAQGTIHEYYRLMPRFIQDLPHARRVIRTLRKAGRTVISFSGEHTYPGGKVIFLKKTNWYDEFDMVITFRSTRDMLQKFQAVRELYPEDPIVWVDDSPGRFTYITDENTLLVQKASPYKHDVALLFERENFIKIKSLREILDIDERLTEFFEGGD from the coding sequence ATGGTGGTGTACCTCTTCGACTTTGATGGGACGCTCGTGGACAGCCATCAGGCCGTTGAGAAGGCTCTGAGACTAGCGATAGAGCGCACCATGCCAGCCGTTATTGAAAGTGACCTCTACGACGAGTATTACACGGCGCTCTTCCTCTTCATCAAGGGGAAACTTACCTACAGGCACCTCGGCGTCATTCACGAGCTCGTGGCCCAGGGCACGATACACGAGTATTATCGGTTGATGCCGCGCTTCATTCAGGATCTGCCACACGCGAGGCGGGTCATTAGAACCCTCAGGAAGGCGGGGAGGACGGTTATAAGCTTCTCCGGTGAGCACACTTATCCAGGAGGAAAGGTCATATTTCTCAAGAAGACGAACTGGTACGATGAGTTTGACATGGTCATAACCTTCAGGAGCACAAGGGACATGCTTCAGAAGTTTCAGGCAGTTAGGGAGCTCTATCCAGAGGATCCAATAGTTTGGGTCGACGACAGCCCGGGACGGTTCACCTACATAACCGATGAGAACACCCTTCTTGTGCAGAAGGCCTCGCCCTACAAGCACGACGTCGCGCTCCTCTTTGAGCGTGAGAATTTCATCAAGATAAAGAGCCTCAGAGAGATCCTCGATATTGATGAAAGACTTACGGAGTTCTTTGAGGGGGGAGATTGA
- the eif1A gene encoding translation initiation factor eIF-1A has translation MAYHRGSRGKGKKNHQEGEEIIRVPLPDRSKGQLFGVIEQALGAGWMDVRCEDGKVRRCRIPGKLKRRMWMRVGDVVIVQPWPVQTDKRGDIVYRYTRTQVDWLLRKGKISQDFLTGGEMLF, from the coding sequence ATGGCTTACCACAGGGGTAGTAGAGGCAAGGGTAAGAAAAACCATCAGGAAGGAGAGGAGATAATTCGCGTTCCCCTCCCGGACAGGAGTAAGGGACAGCTCTTCGGTGTTATAGAGCAGGCCCTCGGAGCGGGCTGGATGGACGTCCGCTGCGAGGACGGAAAGGTCAGGAGATGCAGGATCCCTGGCAAGCTAAAGAGGAGGATGTGGATGCGCGTTGGCGACGTGGTAATAGTCCAGCCCTGGCCGGTTCAGACCGATAAGAGGGGTGACATAGTCTACCGCTACACGAGGACTCAGGTTGATTGGCTCCTCAGAAAGGGCAAGATAAGCCAGGACTTCCTCACGGGCGGCGAGATGCTGTTCTGA
- a CDS encoding serine protein kinase RIO: MREEAIEREIEEILGLRERREKDSELYKIANEVFDRTTKETLAYLHRRGKIEELYGVVSTGKEANVFAGVDAEGNKIAVKIYRTYTTEFRRIWEYLAADPRIGYLPKDMRKLVFVWTRREFKNLQRAIKYAVRVPEPVIFRNNVLVMEFIGDETPAPRLKDVEKSLERSDFEELYSYLMSVIERLWKRGDMVHGDLSEYNVLLWDGPVVIDWSQATVRRNRMSVELLKRDLRNVTNYFARKGVDVEDYEVKLRELIER, from the coding sequence ATGCGCGAGGAAGCCATCGAACGGGAGATCGAGGAGATACTCGGCCTCAGGGAAAGAAGGGAGAAGGACAGCGAGCTCTACAAGATAGCCAACGAGGTCTTCGACAGAACAACAAAGGAGACGCTCGCTTACCTCCACAGGCGCGGTAAAATAGAGGAGCTCTACGGCGTCGTAAGCACTGGCAAGGAAGCAAACGTCTTCGCTGGCGTAGATGCTGAGGGCAATAAGATAGCGGTGAAGATTTACAGAACCTACACAACCGAGTTCAGACGGATATGGGAGTACCTCGCCGCCGACCCGCGCATCGGCTACCTGCCGAAGGACATGCGGAAGCTCGTCTTCGTCTGGACGAGGCGGGAGTTCAAGAACCTCCAGAGGGCGATAAAGTACGCGGTTCGCGTTCCGGAGCCTGTAATCTTCCGCAACAACGTCCTTGTTATGGAATTCATCGGCGATGAAACCCCAGCTCCCCGTCTTAAGGACGTTGAGAAAAGCCTCGAAAGGAGCGACTTCGAGGAGCTTTACAGCTACCTGATGAGTGTTATTGAGAGGCTCTGGAAGCGCGGTGACATGGTTCACGGTGATTTGAGCGAGTACAACGTCCTGCTCTGGGACGGGCCTGTGGTTATAGACTGGTCGCAGGCTACCGTGAGGAGGAACAGGATGAGCGTTGAGCTGTTAAAGCGCGACTTAAGGAACGTTACCAACTACTTCGCGAGAAAGGGTGTTGATGTTGAGGACTACGAGGTGAAACTCCGCGAGCTGATTGAGAGGTGA
- a CDS encoding KH domain-containing protein: MDEFERLLKKYERVDKDGRPIGEPKEEEIDYLAEGEQEEFVRIPKERIAVLIGKKGRTKREIEERTGTKIEVDSETGEVFITATKKTKDPLAVWKARDVVLAIGRGFSPERAFRLFNEGETLEIVNLTDIVVGNEKNALPRVRGRIIGRRGRTREIIEEMSGADVSVYGKTVAIIGNPIQVEVARTAVEKLARGSPHGVVYRYLERRKKDLELESSAYYEALEGGPEPEDWEEE, encoded by the coding sequence ATGGACGAGTTTGAGAGGCTCCTGAAGAAGTACGAGCGCGTTGATAAGGACGGAAGGCCAATTGGGGAACCTAAAGAGGAGGAAATTGATTACCTCGCTGAGGGCGAGCAGGAGGAGTTCGTAAGGATTCCCAAGGAAAGGATAGCGGTTCTCATCGGTAAGAAAGGCAGAACCAAGAGGGAGATAGAGGAGCGTACAGGCACGAAGATAGAGGTTGACAGCGAGACGGGAGAAGTTTTCATCACCGCCACGAAGAAGACGAAAGATCCCCTCGCCGTCTGGAAGGCAAGGGACGTCGTCCTCGCCATCGGGAGGGGCTTCTCCCCCGAGAGGGCCTTCCGCCTGTTTAACGAGGGTGAGACCCTCGAGATCGTGAACTTAACAGACATCGTCGTTGGAAACGAGAAGAACGCCCTTCCGAGGGTCAGGGGTAGGATCATCGGGCGGAGGGGGAGGACGAGGGAGATTATCGAGGAGATGAGCGGTGCCGACGTTAGCGTTTACGGAAAGACCGTCGCGATTATCGGCAACCCGATTCAGGTTGAGGTTGCCAGAACGGCTGTAGAGAAGCTCGCAAGGGGCTCGCCCCACGGTGTCGTTTACCGCTACCTCGAAAGGCGCAAGAAGGATTTGGAGCTTGAAAGTTCGGCCTACTACGAGGCCCTCGAGGGCGGGCCCGAGCCTGAGGATTGGGAGGAGGAATGA
- the top6B gene encoding DNA topoisomerase VI subunit B, whose protein sequence is MAEASQLFKEFKIQSVSEFFRRNAAMLGYTGKVRSLTTLVHEAVTNSLDACEEAGIPPYIRVEIEELGREHYKVVVEDNGPGIPEKYITHVFGKMLAGTKAHRNIQSRGQQGIGISGAVMFAQITSGKATRVITSTGDEIIEAWVKIDVDKNEGKIVKKEKHPNPDGWHGTRIELEVKNVKYMRSKQGVYWYLKLTAIANPHAHIELIEPDGKLIVFPRSSEEVPEPPVEMKPHPKGVLTDDVYRMAKKTKRQSVRRFLIGEFSRISDKKVDELIEYVAALRLIKKVGDKKVQEQLYERLMKGEVKAVLRSFRGYTKVVKQVAKMMEKPPEKLTWHEAEEIVEAFKYMKFLAPPTHGLRPIGEENIEKGLKGILKPEFVTAVTRPPKVYSGGIPFQVEVGLAYGGEIPSGFELLRYANRVPLLFDAGSCVTTQAARSIDWKRYKVDDLDRTPLVLMINVVSVHVPYTGTGKQSIASVDEIYNEIRLAIMDAARRLQTYLSGKHRRLYQVKRKKTFEKYVPEIARALSVLTGESEEKIREYFLNFIESHFASKEAVEVSENA, encoded by the coding sequence ATGGCCGAGGCGAGTCAGCTCTTTAAGGAGTTCAAAATCCAGAGCGTCAGCGAGTTCTTCAGGCGAAACGCGGCAATGCTGGGCTACACTGGAAAAGTCCGCTCGCTCACAACGCTCGTCCACGAGGCGGTCACGAACTCGCTCGACGCCTGTGAAGAGGCTGGAATTCCGCCCTACATAAGGGTTGAGATTGAGGAACTCGGAAGGGAGCACTACAAGGTCGTCGTTGAGGACAACGGGCCGGGAATCCCGGAGAAGTACATAACCCACGTCTTCGGAAAGATGCTGGCTGGAACCAAAGCGCACAGAAACATACAGAGTCGTGGTCAGCAGGGTATCGGTATAAGCGGTGCTGTTATGTTCGCCCAGATAACGAGCGGAAAGGCCACGCGCGTGATTACTTCAACGGGCGACGAGATTATCGAGGCCTGGGTGAAGATAGACGTTGACAAGAACGAGGGTAAAATCGTAAAGAAGGAGAAGCACCCCAATCCCGACGGCTGGCATGGGACGAGGATAGAGCTCGAGGTGAAGAACGTCAAGTACATGCGCTCCAAGCAGGGCGTCTACTGGTACCTCAAGCTCACCGCCATAGCGAACCCCCACGCCCACATCGAGCTAATCGAGCCCGACGGAAAGCTGATTGTCTTCCCGCGTTCGAGCGAAGAGGTTCCCGAGCCACCTGTGGAGATGAAGCCCCACCCTAAGGGAGTTCTGACGGACGACGTTTACAGGATGGCCAAGAAGACTAAAAGGCAGAGTGTGAGGCGCTTCCTCATCGGGGAGTTCTCCAGGATAAGCGACAAGAAGGTTGACGAGCTCATCGAGTACGTAGCCGCTTTAAGGCTCATTAAAAAGGTCGGGGACAAGAAGGTTCAGGAACAGCTCTACGAGAGGCTCATGAAAGGTGAAGTCAAGGCAGTCCTCCGCTCCTTCAGGGGTTACACCAAGGTCGTCAAGCAGGTCGCGAAGATGATGGAGAAGCCACCCGAGAAGCTCACCTGGCATGAAGCTGAAGAGATAGTCGAGGCCTTCAAGTACATGAAGTTCCTCGCTCCGCCGACGCACGGCCTCAGGCCCATAGGCGAAGAGAACATTGAGAAGGGTTTGAAGGGAATCCTCAAGCCCGAATTCGTGACGGCCGTAACGAGACCCCCCAAGGTGTACTCAGGTGGAATCCCCTTCCAGGTTGAAGTCGGCCTTGCCTACGGCGGTGAGATACCGAGCGGGTTCGAGCTTTTACGCTACGCGAACCGCGTCCCACTGTTGTTTGACGCGGGCTCGTGCGTAACCACTCAGGCCGCACGCTCAATAGACTGGAAGAGGTATAAAGTTGACGACCTCGACAGAACGCCCCTCGTGCTCATGATTAACGTGGTTTCCGTCCACGTCCCCTACACCGGAACCGGAAAGCAGAGCATAGCGAGCGTCGATGAGATTTACAACGAGATTCGCCTGGCCATAATGGACGCGGCGAGAAGACTGCAGACCTACCTCAGCGGAAAGCACAGGCGCCTCTACCAGGTAAAGAGAAAGAAGACCTTCGAAAAGTACGTGCCCGAGATAGCCAGGGCTCTGAGCGTTCTGACGGGCGAGTCCGAGGAGAAGATTAGGGAGTACTTCCTAAACTTCATCGAGAGTCACTTCGCCTCGAAGGAGGCAGTGGAGGTGAGCGAGAATGCCTAA